A single Anopheles arabiensis isolate DONGOLA chromosome 2, AaraD3, whole genome shotgun sequence DNA region contains:
- the LOC120895621 gene encoding uncharacterized protein LOC120895621, giving the protein MLKHIHTGPVTTGQNRSMRGATGGGGGGGGGLGRPIPPLNVSTVSASSAATINSTNTGGPPPPIGTKHMNGGPPGRTLLSSSFMSPSTGNGTGNNNNNNNTNTSNNNILHNASALSGLSVALGNGAIGGVGAGGGGGGGGAMGLAGFNHNNSTTNNNILSSTINMNKDRLGAREALTSLGLLCLVSLLLALLSLIFLLKISPGGRDPPPPTIGPAVLEDYAIVYDVTLALCALSLSLNLCCLLVCAIQFLFAVKLVRAPATTGRGNKYLQKSSVSRVCAVGGFFISIPIFLTGIILYTFTQFHSTPAIVTSILIGVGIVFCGGAMVHNVFVWQREKTISVRQTPLNLNLTLSPQISTISTAAAAAAAAHQYQNGHASGAHHHISLNHVYSNHNHTPLTHNSQASHTTPITQLTPVTPLSGNHSHISFNHSYVPPPYAGVRAATATPPTPKVIGALLNRDASGSVSPGMPGSGANNNNNNLDMSNVTTANSPHELSTLV; this is encoded by the exons ATGCTAAAACACATACATACCGGGCCCGTAACGACGGGCCAAAATCGCTCCATGCGCGGTGCgaccggcggtggcggtggtggtggcggaggcCTCGGTCGGCCCATACCACCGCTGAACGTGTCGACCGTGTCGGCCAGCTCGGCTGCCACGATCAACTCGACCAACACGGGCGGACCGCCGCCCCCGATCGGCACGAAGCACATGAACGGGGGCCCCCCGGGACGGACGCTGCTGTCGTCCTCCTTCATGTCGCCCTCGACCGGCAATGGAaccggcaacaacaacaacaacaacaacaccaacacgagcaacaacaacatcctgCACAACGCGTCCGCCCTCAGCGGGCTGTCGGTTGCGCTCGGCAACGGAGCGATCGGTGGAGTTGGTGCAggaggcggaggaggaggcggGGGTGCGATGGGACTGGCCGGCTTTAATCACAACAACTCGACGACGAACAACAACATCCTCAGCAGCACGATCAACATGAACAAGGACCGGTTAGGGGCGAGGGAAGCGCTGACCAGCCTCGGGTTGCTGTGTTTAG TGTCGCTGCTGCTTGCGCTGCTGTCGTTGATATTTCTGCTGAAAATTTCCCCCGGCGGTCGGGACCCACCGCCACCCACCATCGGTCCGGCCGTCCTGGAGGATTACGCCATCGTGTACGACGTGACGCTGGCCCTGTGCGCCCTGTCGCTGTCGTTGAACCTGTGCTGCCTGCTGGTCTGTGCCATTCAGTTCCTGTTCGCCGTCAAGCTGGTCCGCGCACCTGCCACGACCGGAAG GGGCAATAAGTACTTACAAAAGTCCAGCGTGAGTCGCGTGTGTGCCGTTGGTGGATTTTTTATTTCGATACCAATCTTTCTGACCG GTATCATCCTGTACACTTTCACCCAGTTCCACTCGACACCGGCCATCGTGACGAGCATACTGATCGGCGTTGGGATTGTGTTTTGCGGTGGCGCAATGGTGCACAACGTGTTCGTCTGGCAGCGGGAAAAGACCATCAGCGTCCGGCAGACGCCGCTCAACCTCAACCTTACCCTGTCGCCGCAGATCAGCACGATatcgacggcggcggcggcagcggccgcgGCCCACCAGTACCAGAACGGGCACGCTTCCGGTGCCCATCATCACATCAGCCTGAACCACGTGTACAGCAACCACAACCACACGCCGCTCACACACAACTCGCAGGCGAGTCACACGACACCGATCACGCAGCTAACGCCGGTAACGCCCCTGTCCGGGAATCACTCGCACATCAGCTTCAACCATTCCTACGTGCCGCCACCGTACGCGGGTGTCCGGGCGGCTACGGCCACCCCGCCAACGCCGAAGGTCATCGGTGCGCTGCTAAATCGGGACGCGTCCGGTTCGGTCAGTCCCGGCATGCCGGGCAGTGgagcgaacaacaacaacaacaatctcgACATGAGCAACGTAACGACTGCCAACTCACCGCACGAACTGTCGACGCTGGTTTGA
- the LOC120894330 gene encoding F-box/LRR-repeat protein 7 isoform X3: MDLSSDVWNQVALEASQLYFTEDGKSPFANTSIEKLPDKVILHIFSYLSHLEICRMATVCRRWRTIAYNTQLWKNVSLRPEVSGLHVGSLESLLQLISVRFGPSLRYIELPIELITHTVLHELSSKCPNLTHMLLDFSTAMQLHDFSEMQAFPAKLRYMCICLSEVIFMEGFMRKIYNFINGLEVLHLIGTYEKCEEEEEEIYEVINVHKLKSATPNLRVINLYGINFIDDSHIDAFSSNCIQLECLAVNYCNKVTGSTLKALLARSKQLKCLLMNGTSLKSEYVMQAEWDKCSVQELDISGTDLSTECLIDLLTRIPTLRFLSAGQINGFNDSVLKAWMEGGNPKSLIALDLDSSDNISDEALARFITRYGAQLQACVLSGMTHITDQLWMSIMPILTNIRIIVMGTTERLGGNIHVDQLMDTIGSHCTKLERLELRWDPENLRFSDKSQKAIDLLRVKCLKLRCLVLSDGRYYETVKANFERADRTTVVRTTTSCRVSAYHVLSNYNDLVFN, encoded by the exons ATGGATCTTTCGAGCGATGTGTGGAATCAAGTGGCACTGGAAGCATCCCAGCTGTACTTCACCGAAGATGGCAAAAGCCCGTTCGCCAatacg TCCATCGAAAAACTTCCGGATAAGGTAATTCTGCACATCTTTTCCTACCTGAGCCATTTGGAGATCTGTCGCATGGCGACGGTGTGCCGCCGCTGGCGAACCATCGCCTACAACACGCAGCTGTGGAAGAATGTGTCGCTGCGGCCGGAAGTGTCGGGACTGCACGTGGGATCGCTCGAGTCGCTGCTGCAGCTCATCTCGGTGCGGTTCGGACCGTCGCTGCGCTACATCGAGCTGCCGATCGAGCTGATCACGCACACCGTGCTGCACGAGCTGTCCTCGAAGTGTCCGAATCTGACGCACATGCTGCTCGACTTCTCGACGG CTATGCAGCTGCACGACTTTAGCGAAATGCAAGCCTTCCCGGCCAAGCTGCGGTACATGTGCATCTGCCTGTCGGAGGTGATCTTCATGGAGGGCTTCATGCGCAAGATCTACAACTTCATCAACGGGCTGGAGGTGCTGCACCTGATCGGCACGTACGAGAAgtgcgaggaggaggaggaagaaatcTACGAAGTGATCAACGTGCACAAGCTCAAGTCGGCCACGCCGAACCTGCGCGTGATCAACCTGTACGGCATCAACTTCATCGACGATTCGCACATCGACGCGTTCAGCTCGAACTGCATCCAGCTGGAGTGTCTGGCGGTGAACTACTGCAACAAGGTGACCGGCTCGACGCTGAAGGCGCTGCTCGCCCGCTCGAAGCAGCTCAAGTGTCTGCTGATGAACGGTACCAGCCTGAAGTCGGAGTACGTGATGCAGGCGGAATGGGACAAGTGCTCGGTGCAGGAGCTGGACATTTCCGGCACCGACCTGTCGACCGAGTGTCTGATCGATCTGCTGACGCGCATCCCGACGCTGCGCTTCCTGAGCGCGGGCCAGATCAATGGCTTTAACGATTCCGTGCTGAAGGCGTGGATGGAGGGCGGCAACCCGAAGTCGCTGATCGCGCTGGACCTCGACTCGTCGGACAACATCTCGGACGAGGCGCTGGCCCGGTTCATTACCCGGTACGGGGCGCAGCTGCAGGCGTGCGTGCTTTCCGGCATGACGCACATCACCGACCAGCTGTGGATGTCGATCATGCCGATACTGACCAACATCCGCATCATCGTGATGGGCACGACCGAGCGGCTGGGCGGCAACATACACGTGGACCAGCTGATGGACACGATCGGGTCGCACTGCACCAAGCTGGAGCGGTTGGAGCTTCGCTGGGATCCGGAGAACTTGCGCTTCTCCGACAAGAGCCAGAAGGCGATCGATTTGCTGCGCGTCAAGTGCTTGAAGCTGCGCTGTCTGGTGCTGAG CGATGGTCGCTATTATGAAACGGTGAAGGCAAACTTTGAGCGTGCCGATCGTACGACTGTGGTccgtaccaccaccagctgccGTGTGTCGGCGTACCATGTGCTGAGCAACTACAACGACTTGGTTTTCAACTGA
- the LOC120894330 gene encoding F-box/LRR-repeat protein 7 isoform X1, producing MQAWSAIDFSIVHSDSFSSGSFRRSRMLFFGSSDGTSIEKLPDKVILHIFSYLSHLEICRMATVCRRWRTIAYNTQLWKNVSLRPEVSGLHVGSLESLLQLISVRFGPSLRYIELPIELITHTVLHELSSKCPNLTHMLLDFSTAMQLHDFSEMQAFPAKLRYMCICLSEVIFMEGFMRKIYNFINGLEVLHLIGTYEKCEEEEEEIYEVINVHKLKSATPNLRVINLYGINFIDDSHIDAFSSNCIQLECLAVNYCNKVTGSTLKALLARSKQLKCLLMNGTSLKSEYVMQAEWDKCSVQELDISGTDLSTECLIDLLTRIPTLRFLSAGQINGFNDSVLKAWMEGGNPKSLIALDLDSSDNISDEALARFITRYGAQLQACVLSGMTHITDQLWMSIMPILTNIRIIVMGTTERLGGNIHVDQLMDTIGSHCTKLERLELRWDPENLRFSDKSQKAIDLLRVKCLKLRCLVLSDGRYYETVKANFERADRTTVVRTTTSCRVSAYHVLSNYNDLVFN from the exons ATGCAAGCATGGAGTGCGATCGATTTTTCCATAGTCCATAGTGACAGTTTCTCTAGCGGTAGCTTCCGGAGGAGCCGCATG CTTTTCTTTGGCTCTAGCGATGGAACG TCCATCGAAAAACTTCCGGATAAGGTAATTCTGCACATCTTTTCCTACCTGAGCCATTTGGAGATCTGTCGCATGGCGACGGTGTGCCGCCGCTGGCGAACCATCGCCTACAACACGCAGCTGTGGAAGAATGTGTCGCTGCGGCCGGAAGTGTCGGGACTGCACGTGGGATCGCTCGAGTCGCTGCTGCAGCTCATCTCGGTGCGGTTCGGACCGTCGCTGCGCTACATCGAGCTGCCGATCGAGCTGATCACGCACACCGTGCTGCACGAGCTGTCCTCGAAGTGTCCGAATCTGACGCACATGCTGCTCGACTTCTCGACGG CTATGCAGCTGCACGACTTTAGCGAAATGCAAGCCTTCCCGGCCAAGCTGCGGTACATGTGCATCTGCCTGTCGGAGGTGATCTTCATGGAGGGCTTCATGCGCAAGATCTACAACTTCATCAACGGGCTGGAGGTGCTGCACCTGATCGGCACGTACGAGAAgtgcgaggaggaggaggaagaaatcTACGAAGTGATCAACGTGCACAAGCTCAAGTCGGCCACGCCGAACCTGCGCGTGATCAACCTGTACGGCATCAACTTCATCGACGATTCGCACATCGACGCGTTCAGCTCGAACTGCATCCAGCTGGAGTGTCTGGCGGTGAACTACTGCAACAAGGTGACCGGCTCGACGCTGAAGGCGCTGCTCGCCCGCTCGAAGCAGCTCAAGTGTCTGCTGATGAACGGTACCAGCCTGAAGTCGGAGTACGTGATGCAGGCGGAATGGGACAAGTGCTCGGTGCAGGAGCTGGACATTTCCGGCACCGACCTGTCGACCGAGTGTCTGATCGATCTGCTGACGCGCATCCCGACGCTGCGCTTCCTGAGCGCGGGCCAGATCAATGGCTTTAACGATTCCGTGCTGAAGGCGTGGATGGAGGGCGGCAACCCGAAGTCGCTGATCGCGCTGGACCTCGACTCGTCGGACAACATCTCGGACGAGGCGCTGGCCCGGTTCATTACCCGGTACGGGGCGCAGCTGCAGGCGTGCGTGCTTTCCGGCATGACGCACATCACCGACCAGCTGTGGATGTCGATCATGCCGATACTGACCAACATCCGCATCATCGTGATGGGCACGACCGAGCGGCTGGGCGGCAACATACACGTGGACCAGCTGATGGACACGATCGGGTCGCACTGCACCAAGCTGGAGCGGTTGGAGCTTCGCTGGGATCCGGAGAACTTGCGCTTCTCCGACAAGAGCCAGAAGGCGATCGATTTGCTGCGCGTCAAGTGCTTGAAGCTGCGCTGTCTGGTGCTGAG CGATGGTCGCTATTATGAAACGGTGAAGGCAAACTTTGAGCGTGCCGATCGTACGACTGTGGTccgtaccaccaccagctgccGTGTGTCGGCGTACCATGTGCTGAGCAACTACAACGACTTGGTTTTCAACTGA
- the LOC120894330 gene encoding F-box/LRR-repeat protein 7 isoform X6 — protein sequence MDLLFPVTFRKRPSQLFFGSSDGTSIEKLPDKVILHIFSYLSHLEICRMATVCRRWRTIAYNTQLWKNVSLRPEVSGLHVGSLESLLQLISVRFGPSLRYIELPIELITHTVLHELSSKCPNLTHMLLDFSTAMQLHDFSEMQAFPAKLRYMCICLSEVIFMEGFMRKIYNFINGLEVLHLIGTYEKCEEEEEEIYEVINVHKLKSATPNLRVINLYGINFIDDSHIDAFSSNCIQLECLAVNYCNKVTGSTLKALLARSKQLKCLLMNGTSLKSEYVMQAEWDKCSVQELDISGTDLSTECLIDLLTRIPTLRFLSAGQINGFNDSVLKAWMEGGNPKSLIALDLDSSDNISDEALARFITRYGAQLQACVLSGMTHITDQLWMSIMPILTNIRIIVMGTTERLGGNIHVDQLMDTIGSHCTKLERLELRWDPENLRFSDKSQKAIDLLRVKCLKLRCLVLSDGRYYETVKANFERADRTTVVRTTTSCRVSAYHVLSNYNDLVFN from the exons ATGGATTTACTTTTTCCGGTAACGTTCAGAAAACGACCCTCCCAG CTTTTCTTTGGCTCTAGCGATGGAACG TCCATCGAAAAACTTCCGGATAAGGTAATTCTGCACATCTTTTCCTACCTGAGCCATTTGGAGATCTGTCGCATGGCGACGGTGTGCCGCCGCTGGCGAACCATCGCCTACAACACGCAGCTGTGGAAGAATGTGTCGCTGCGGCCGGAAGTGTCGGGACTGCACGTGGGATCGCTCGAGTCGCTGCTGCAGCTCATCTCGGTGCGGTTCGGACCGTCGCTGCGCTACATCGAGCTGCCGATCGAGCTGATCACGCACACCGTGCTGCACGAGCTGTCCTCGAAGTGTCCGAATCTGACGCACATGCTGCTCGACTTCTCGACGG CTATGCAGCTGCACGACTTTAGCGAAATGCAAGCCTTCCCGGCCAAGCTGCGGTACATGTGCATCTGCCTGTCGGAGGTGATCTTCATGGAGGGCTTCATGCGCAAGATCTACAACTTCATCAACGGGCTGGAGGTGCTGCACCTGATCGGCACGTACGAGAAgtgcgaggaggaggaggaagaaatcTACGAAGTGATCAACGTGCACAAGCTCAAGTCGGCCACGCCGAACCTGCGCGTGATCAACCTGTACGGCATCAACTTCATCGACGATTCGCACATCGACGCGTTCAGCTCGAACTGCATCCAGCTGGAGTGTCTGGCGGTGAACTACTGCAACAAGGTGACCGGCTCGACGCTGAAGGCGCTGCTCGCCCGCTCGAAGCAGCTCAAGTGTCTGCTGATGAACGGTACCAGCCTGAAGTCGGAGTACGTGATGCAGGCGGAATGGGACAAGTGCTCGGTGCAGGAGCTGGACATTTCCGGCACCGACCTGTCGACCGAGTGTCTGATCGATCTGCTGACGCGCATCCCGACGCTGCGCTTCCTGAGCGCGGGCCAGATCAATGGCTTTAACGATTCCGTGCTGAAGGCGTGGATGGAGGGCGGCAACCCGAAGTCGCTGATCGCGCTGGACCTCGACTCGTCGGACAACATCTCGGACGAGGCGCTGGCCCGGTTCATTACCCGGTACGGGGCGCAGCTGCAGGCGTGCGTGCTTTCCGGCATGACGCACATCACCGACCAGCTGTGGATGTCGATCATGCCGATACTGACCAACATCCGCATCATCGTGATGGGCACGACCGAGCGGCTGGGCGGCAACATACACGTGGACCAGCTGATGGACACGATCGGGTCGCACTGCACCAAGCTGGAGCGGTTGGAGCTTCGCTGGGATCCGGAGAACTTGCGCTTCTCCGACAAGAGCCAGAAGGCGATCGATTTGCTGCGCGTCAAGTGCTTGAAGCTGCGCTGTCTGGTGCTGAG CGATGGTCGCTATTATGAAACGGTGAAGGCAAACTTTGAGCGTGCCGATCGTACGACTGTGGTccgtaccaccaccagctgccGTGTGTCGGCGTACCATGTGCTGAGCAACTACAACGACTTGGTTTTCAACTGA
- the LOC120894330 gene encoding F-box/LRR-repeat protein 7 isoform X4: protein MQAWSAIDFSIVHSDSFSSGSFRRSRMSIEKLPDKVILHIFSYLSHLEICRMATVCRRWRTIAYNTQLWKNVSLRPEVSGLHVGSLESLLQLISVRFGPSLRYIELPIELITHTVLHELSSKCPNLTHMLLDFSTAMQLHDFSEMQAFPAKLRYMCICLSEVIFMEGFMRKIYNFINGLEVLHLIGTYEKCEEEEEEIYEVINVHKLKSATPNLRVINLYGINFIDDSHIDAFSSNCIQLECLAVNYCNKVTGSTLKALLARSKQLKCLLMNGTSLKSEYVMQAEWDKCSVQELDISGTDLSTECLIDLLTRIPTLRFLSAGQINGFNDSVLKAWMEGGNPKSLIALDLDSSDNISDEALARFITRYGAQLQACVLSGMTHITDQLWMSIMPILTNIRIIVMGTTERLGGNIHVDQLMDTIGSHCTKLERLELRWDPENLRFSDKSQKAIDLLRVKCLKLRCLVLSDGRYYETVKANFERADRTTVVRTTTSCRVSAYHVLSNYNDLVFN, encoded by the exons ATGCAAGCATGGAGTGCGATCGATTTTTCCATAGTCCATAGTGACAGTTTCTCTAGCGGTAGCTTCCGGAGGAGCCGCATG TCCATCGAAAAACTTCCGGATAAGGTAATTCTGCACATCTTTTCCTACCTGAGCCATTTGGAGATCTGTCGCATGGCGACGGTGTGCCGCCGCTGGCGAACCATCGCCTACAACACGCAGCTGTGGAAGAATGTGTCGCTGCGGCCGGAAGTGTCGGGACTGCACGTGGGATCGCTCGAGTCGCTGCTGCAGCTCATCTCGGTGCGGTTCGGACCGTCGCTGCGCTACATCGAGCTGCCGATCGAGCTGATCACGCACACCGTGCTGCACGAGCTGTCCTCGAAGTGTCCGAATCTGACGCACATGCTGCTCGACTTCTCGACGG CTATGCAGCTGCACGACTTTAGCGAAATGCAAGCCTTCCCGGCCAAGCTGCGGTACATGTGCATCTGCCTGTCGGAGGTGATCTTCATGGAGGGCTTCATGCGCAAGATCTACAACTTCATCAACGGGCTGGAGGTGCTGCACCTGATCGGCACGTACGAGAAgtgcgaggaggaggaggaagaaatcTACGAAGTGATCAACGTGCACAAGCTCAAGTCGGCCACGCCGAACCTGCGCGTGATCAACCTGTACGGCATCAACTTCATCGACGATTCGCACATCGACGCGTTCAGCTCGAACTGCATCCAGCTGGAGTGTCTGGCGGTGAACTACTGCAACAAGGTGACCGGCTCGACGCTGAAGGCGCTGCTCGCCCGCTCGAAGCAGCTCAAGTGTCTGCTGATGAACGGTACCAGCCTGAAGTCGGAGTACGTGATGCAGGCGGAATGGGACAAGTGCTCGGTGCAGGAGCTGGACATTTCCGGCACCGACCTGTCGACCGAGTGTCTGATCGATCTGCTGACGCGCATCCCGACGCTGCGCTTCCTGAGCGCGGGCCAGATCAATGGCTTTAACGATTCCGTGCTGAAGGCGTGGATGGAGGGCGGCAACCCGAAGTCGCTGATCGCGCTGGACCTCGACTCGTCGGACAACATCTCGGACGAGGCGCTGGCCCGGTTCATTACCCGGTACGGGGCGCAGCTGCAGGCGTGCGTGCTTTCCGGCATGACGCACATCACCGACCAGCTGTGGATGTCGATCATGCCGATACTGACCAACATCCGCATCATCGTGATGGGCACGACCGAGCGGCTGGGCGGCAACATACACGTGGACCAGCTGATGGACACGATCGGGTCGCACTGCACCAAGCTGGAGCGGTTGGAGCTTCGCTGGGATCCGGAGAACTTGCGCTTCTCCGACAAGAGCCAGAAGGCGATCGATTTGCTGCGCGTCAAGTGCTTGAAGCTGCGCTGTCTGGTGCTGAG CGATGGTCGCTATTATGAAACGGTGAAGGCAAACTTTGAGCGTGCCGATCGTACGACTGTGGTccgtaccaccaccagctgccGTGTGTCGGCGTACCATGTGCTGAGCAACTACAACGACTTGGTTTTCAACTGA
- the LOC120894330 gene encoding F-box/LRR-repeat protein 7 isoform X2, whose product MSTFKQRQSIANLLLGTNMNDDEDARKIIFTSNCSIEKLPDKVILHIFSYLSHLEICRMATVCRRWRTIAYNTQLWKNVSLRPEVSGLHVGSLESLLQLISVRFGPSLRYIELPIELITHTVLHELSSKCPNLTHMLLDFSTAMQLHDFSEMQAFPAKLRYMCICLSEVIFMEGFMRKIYNFINGLEVLHLIGTYEKCEEEEEEIYEVINVHKLKSATPNLRVINLYGINFIDDSHIDAFSSNCIQLECLAVNYCNKVTGSTLKALLARSKQLKCLLMNGTSLKSEYVMQAEWDKCSVQELDISGTDLSTECLIDLLTRIPTLRFLSAGQINGFNDSVLKAWMEGGNPKSLIALDLDSSDNISDEALARFITRYGAQLQACVLSGMTHITDQLWMSIMPILTNIRIIVMGTTERLGGNIHVDQLMDTIGSHCTKLERLELRWDPENLRFSDKSQKAIDLLRVKCLKLRCLVLSDGRYYETVKANFERADRTTVVRTTTSCRVSAYHVLSNYNDLVFN is encoded by the exons ATGAGTACGTTTAAACAGCGGCAAAGCATAGCAAACCTGCTGCTGGGCACAAATATGAACGATGACGAAGATGCCcggaaaatcattttcaccTCGAACTGT TCCATCGAAAAACTTCCGGATAAGGTAATTCTGCACATCTTTTCCTACCTGAGCCATTTGGAGATCTGTCGCATGGCGACGGTGTGCCGCCGCTGGCGAACCATCGCCTACAACACGCAGCTGTGGAAGAATGTGTCGCTGCGGCCGGAAGTGTCGGGACTGCACGTGGGATCGCTCGAGTCGCTGCTGCAGCTCATCTCGGTGCGGTTCGGACCGTCGCTGCGCTACATCGAGCTGCCGATCGAGCTGATCACGCACACCGTGCTGCACGAGCTGTCCTCGAAGTGTCCGAATCTGACGCACATGCTGCTCGACTTCTCGACGG CTATGCAGCTGCACGACTTTAGCGAAATGCAAGCCTTCCCGGCCAAGCTGCGGTACATGTGCATCTGCCTGTCGGAGGTGATCTTCATGGAGGGCTTCATGCGCAAGATCTACAACTTCATCAACGGGCTGGAGGTGCTGCACCTGATCGGCACGTACGAGAAgtgcgaggaggaggaggaagaaatcTACGAAGTGATCAACGTGCACAAGCTCAAGTCGGCCACGCCGAACCTGCGCGTGATCAACCTGTACGGCATCAACTTCATCGACGATTCGCACATCGACGCGTTCAGCTCGAACTGCATCCAGCTGGAGTGTCTGGCGGTGAACTACTGCAACAAGGTGACCGGCTCGACGCTGAAGGCGCTGCTCGCCCGCTCGAAGCAGCTCAAGTGTCTGCTGATGAACGGTACCAGCCTGAAGTCGGAGTACGTGATGCAGGCGGAATGGGACAAGTGCTCGGTGCAGGAGCTGGACATTTCCGGCACCGACCTGTCGACCGAGTGTCTGATCGATCTGCTGACGCGCATCCCGACGCTGCGCTTCCTGAGCGCGGGCCAGATCAATGGCTTTAACGATTCCGTGCTGAAGGCGTGGATGGAGGGCGGCAACCCGAAGTCGCTGATCGCGCTGGACCTCGACTCGTCGGACAACATCTCGGACGAGGCGCTGGCCCGGTTCATTACCCGGTACGGGGCGCAGCTGCAGGCGTGCGTGCTTTCCGGCATGACGCACATCACCGACCAGCTGTGGATGTCGATCATGCCGATACTGACCAACATCCGCATCATCGTGATGGGCACGACCGAGCGGCTGGGCGGCAACATACACGTGGACCAGCTGATGGACACGATCGGGTCGCACTGCACCAAGCTGGAGCGGTTGGAGCTTCGCTGGGATCCGGAGAACTTGCGCTTCTCCGACAAGAGCCAGAAGGCGATCGATTTGCTGCGCGTCAAGTGCTTGAAGCTGCGCTGTCTGGTGCTGAG CGATGGTCGCTATTATGAAACGGTGAAGGCAAACTTTGAGCGTGCCGATCGTACGACTGTGGTccgtaccaccaccagctgccGTGTGTCGGCGTACCATGTGCTGAGCAACTACAACGACTTGGTTTTCAACTGA
- the LOC120894330 gene encoding F-box/LRR-repeat protein 7 isoform X5: MDRELATTLMHRASLACTSNIFNQTSIEKLPDKVILHIFSYLSHLEICRMATVCRRWRTIAYNTQLWKNVSLRPEVSGLHVGSLESLLQLISVRFGPSLRYIELPIELITHTVLHELSSKCPNLTHMLLDFSTAMQLHDFSEMQAFPAKLRYMCICLSEVIFMEGFMRKIYNFINGLEVLHLIGTYEKCEEEEEEIYEVINVHKLKSATPNLRVINLYGINFIDDSHIDAFSSNCIQLECLAVNYCNKVTGSTLKALLARSKQLKCLLMNGTSLKSEYVMQAEWDKCSVQELDISGTDLSTECLIDLLTRIPTLRFLSAGQINGFNDSVLKAWMEGGNPKSLIALDLDSSDNISDEALARFITRYGAQLQACVLSGMTHITDQLWMSIMPILTNIRIIVMGTTERLGGNIHVDQLMDTIGSHCTKLERLELRWDPENLRFSDKSQKAIDLLRVKCLKLRCLVLSDGRYYETVKANFERADRTTVVRTTTSCRVSAYHVLSNYNDLVFN; this comes from the exons ATGGATCGCGAGCTCGCAACGACACTGATGCACCGTGCTTCCTTAGCGTGCACCAGCAATATATTTAATCAAACG TCCATCGAAAAACTTCCGGATAAGGTAATTCTGCACATCTTTTCCTACCTGAGCCATTTGGAGATCTGTCGCATGGCGACGGTGTGCCGCCGCTGGCGAACCATCGCCTACAACACGCAGCTGTGGAAGAATGTGTCGCTGCGGCCGGAAGTGTCGGGACTGCACGTGGGATCGCTCGAGTCGCTGCTGCAGCTCATCTCGGTGCGGTTCGGACCGTCGCTGCGCTACATCGAGCTGCCGATCGAGCTGATCACGCACACCGTGCTGCACGAGCTGTCCTCGAAGTGTCCGAATCTGACGCACATGCTGCTCGACTTCTCGACGG CTATGCAGCTGCACGACTTTAGCGAAATGCAAGCCTTCCCGGCCAAGCTGCGGTACATGTGCATCTGCCTGTCGGAGGTGATCTTCATGGAGGGCTTCATGCGCAAGATCTACAACTTCATCAACGGGCTGGAGGTGCTGCACCTGATCGGCACGTACGAGAAgtgcgaggaggaggaggaagaaatcTACGAAGTGATCAACGTGCACAAGCTCAAGTCGGCCACGCCGAACCTGCGCGTGATCAACCTGTACGGCATCAACTTCATCGACGATTCGCACATCGACGCGTTCAGCTCGAACTGCATCCAGCTGGAGTGTCTGGCGGTGAACTACTGCAACAAGGTGACCGGCTCGACGCTGAAGGCGCTGCTCGCCCGCTCGAAGCAGCTCAAGTGTCTGCTGATGAACGGTACCAGCCTGAAGTCGGAGTACGTGATGCAGGCGGAATGGGACAAGTGCTCGGTGCAGGAGCTGGACATTTCCGGCACCGACCTGTCGACCGAGTGTCTGATCGATCTGCTGACGCGCATCCCGACGCTGCGCTTCCTGAGCGCGGGCCAGATCAATGGCTTTAACGATTCCGTGCTGAAGGCGTGGATGGAGGGCGGCAACCCGAAGTCGCTGATCGCGCTGGACCTCGACTCGTCGGACAACATCTCGGACGAGGCGCTGGCCCGGTTCATTACCCGGTACGGGGCGCAGCTGCAGGCGTGCGTGCTTTCCGGCATGACGCACATCACCGACCAGCTGTGGATGTCGATCATGCCGATACTGACCAACATCCGCATCATCGTGATGGGCACGACCGAGCGGCTGGGCGGCAACATACACGTGGACCAGCTGATGGACACGATCGGGTCGCACTGCACCAAGCTGGAGCGGTTGGAGCTTCGCTGGGATCCGGAGAACTTGCGCTTCTCCGACAAGAGCCAGAAGGCGATCGATTTGCTGCGCGTCAAGTGCTTGAAGCTGCGCTGTCTGGTGCTGAG CGATGGTCGCTATTATGAAACGGTGAAGGCAAACTTTGAGCGTGCCGATCGTACGACTGTGGTccgtaccaccaccagctgccGTGTGTCGGCGTACCATGTGCTGAGCAACTACAACGACTTGGTTTTCAACTGA